One bacterium DNA segment encodes these proteins:
- a CDS encoding winged helix-turn-helix transcriptional regulator yields the protein MDKKTQALFEARAKVIKAMGHPTRLFMVDQLSKGERCVCELTAMIGADTSTVSKHLSILRNAGIVSMEKRGAQVFYQLRVPCILNFFGCVEGVLKSTARDQMQLVK from the coding sequence ATGGATAAGAAAACTCAAGCACTATTCGAAGCACGCGCCAAAGTAATCAAGGCGATGGGCCATCCGACGCGGCTGTTTATGGTGGACCAACTGTCGAAGGGCGAACGCTGCGTCTGCGAGTTGACTGCAATGATTGGAGCGGATACCTCGACAGTTTCGAAGCACCTCTCGATTCTCAGAAATGCTGGAATCGTATCGATGGAAAAACGCGGCGCGCAGGTGTTTTATCAACTTCGCGTTCCATGTATCTTGAATTTCTTCGGTTGTGTCGAAGGCGTACTGAAATCGACGGCGCGCGATCAGATGCAACTGGTGAAGTAG